A genomic window from Bacteroidota bacterium includes:
- a CDS encoding LysM peptidoglycan-binding domain-containing protein, protein MKKERFNYKLIRKYSVLALLALGSCSTLKNPEPVAHNRSSNTENKKVEAVQVLEDTVSADLTELGGNFYKDNSLSDSIWEKDEALLLKGLNNDEYISAVDSTWMNQLYQAGIFKADNGGKNHKTRVIHVDDSIIKNRLKDLNTMTPLDLDYNPVVKNYINTYLYKRSSQMERMMGLAEYYYPMFEEVLDKYNIPLELKHLAIVESALNPRAKSRVGASGLWQFMYGTGKMYGLKVSSYVDERYDPLRSTEAAAKLMSNLYKMFGDWNLVLAAYNSGPGNVKKAIRRSGGYRNYWYIRPYLPRETRGYVPAFIAVNYVMYYGAEHNLKVVTPKVSYYQTDTIVVKEKITLDQVSTQINMPASELEFLNPAYKNKIIPHIANKQYKLVLPVSKMDDFVSKEDSIYAFAARENEKQVQKMPKYYEANDMIRYRVRRGDFLGSIAKRYSVSVKDIKRWNRLRSNNIGVGQRLTIYPRNFNAPVASSSKGSKKSVGSGKKLDLKNGYELYTVKSGDNLWMIARKYPGVSAKNIQSWNGIRNSKGLKPGMKLKIAKKG, encoded by the coding sequence GTGAAGAAGGAAAGGTTTAATTATAAATTGATCAGAAAATATTCTGTATTGGCTCTATTGGCTTTAGGTTCTTGCTCTACTTTAAAGAACCCTGAACCTGTTGCCCATAATAGGTCATCTAATACGGAAAATAAAAAAGTTGAAGCTGTTCAGGTTTTAGAGGATACAGTATCTGCTGATTTAACAGAACTTGGAGGTAACTTTTATAAAGATAATTCTCTGTCTGATTCTATTTGGGAAAAGGATGAAGCTTTATTACTGAAGGGACTCAACAATGATGAATATATATCAGCGGTTGACAGTACCTGGATGAACCAGCTTTATCAGGCAGGGATTTTTAAAGCTGACAACGGAGGAAAAAATCATAAAACGAGGGTGATACATGTAGATGACAGCATTATTAAAAACAGATTGAAAGATCTGAATACTATGACTCCTTTGGATTTGGATTATAATCCTGTTGTTAAAAACTACATCAACACATACTTATACAAGCGATCCTCACAGATGGAGAGGATGATGGGACTGGCTGAGTATTATTATCCGATGTTTGAAGAAGTTTTGGATAAGTACAATATTCCTTTAGAGTTAAAACACCTTGCCATAGTTGAATCTGCACTTAATCCACGGGCTAAGTCACGTGTTGGAGCAAGTGGTTTATGGCAGTTTATGTACGGTACGGGTAAGATGTACGGACTGAAAGTAAGTTCATATGTTGATGAAAGGTATGATCCTTTGAGATCTACAGAAGCTGCTGCTAAACTGATGAGCAATTTGTACAAAATGTTTGGCGACTGGAATTTGGTTTTAGCTGCTTATAATTCAGGACCGGGAAATGTAAAGAAAGCTATCAGGCGTTCAGGGGGCTATAGAAATTACTGGTATATTCGTCCTTACCTGCCTCGTGAAACACGTGGTTATGTGCCGGCTTTTATAGCAGTGAACTATGTTATGTATTATGGGGCTGAGCACAATTTAAAAGTTGTAACACCAAAAGTGTCATATTATCAGACAGACACTATTGTAGTAAAAGAAAAAATTACTCTTGATCAGGTTTCAACACAGATTAACATGCCTGCTTCTGAGTTGGAGTTCTTGAACCCGGCCTATAAAAACAAAATTATCCCTCATATTGCAAATAAACAGTATAAGCTTGTGTTGCCGGTTTCTAAGATGGATGATTTTGTAAGTAAAGAAGACTCCATATATGCCTTTGCTGCCAGAGAGAATGAGAAGCAAGTGCAGAAAATGCCTAAATACTATGAGGCCAACGATATGATAAGATATCGTGTTAGAAGAGGCGATTTCTTAGGCTCAATTGCTAAGAGGTACAGTGTAAGTGTAAAAGATATAAAGCGATGGAACAGACTGAGAAGTAACAACATTGGAGTAGGACAAAGACTTACAATTTACCCTCGAAATTTTAATGCTCCGGTTGCTTCATCTTCGAAAGGCAGTAAAAAGTCAGTTGGCTCTGGAAAGAAACTCGACTTAAAAAATGGTTATGAGCTATATACCGTAAAATCGGGAGATAACCTGTGGATGATAGCAAGAAAATACCCCGGAGTAAGTGCTAAAAATATACAGTCGTGGAATGGTATTAGGAATTCGAAAGGATTGAAACCAGGCATGAAGTTAAAGATTGCCAAAAAAGGTTAA
- a CDS encoding DUF4837 family protein — protein MNIRKLLFAVIALFLLSSCSDSSEGDKKEDRILPSSSGKINEMVVVMKHDLWKGKVGNEVRSIFGQEIDGLPQPEPLYRVAHVAPSDFNSVFKAARNIIIVELKESDKASLSINSKVYAQPQIIEKLSANNEETLIKALRKYKEELVDSFHKQDIKSVQQRFKRIAHYDIPNIEEKGISLILPKSYSKVEVADNFWWYRSDIKEGKHYPTLNFMLYITPLNSDLDLSGQSIVAIRDSIARKYVGGAIDGSYMQTESRPEYAPIMKNVIVDDKVAIETRGLWMVEGDFMGGPFINYTIFDEVNKRIITAEGFVYAAGTKKRNYIFEMEAIIKSLKLK, from the coding sequence ATGAATATACGAAAATTATTATTTGCTGTAATTGCATTATTTCTTTTATCATCCTGTAGTGATTCTTCTGAAGGTGATAAAAAAGAAGATAGAATTTTACCATCATCAAGTGGTAAGATAAATGAGATGGTGGTTGTTATGAAGCACGACCTGTGGAAAGGTAAGGTTGGAAATGAAGTTAGATCTATATTTGGACAGGAGATTGACGGACTGCCACAACCGGAACCACTTTATCGTGTAGCACACGTTGCTCCATCTGACTTCAATAGTGTATTTAAAGCTGCCAGGAACATAATAATTGTTGAGCTAAAAGAAAGTGATAAAGCAAGTTTAAGCATTAACAGTAAAGTGTATGCCCAACCGCAAATAATTGAAAAATTGTCGGCAAACAATGAAGAAACATTAATAAAAGCTTTAAGAAAGTATAAAGAAGAACTGGTAGATTCGTTCCATAAACAGGATATTAAAAGTGTTCAACAACGCTTTAAAAGAATTGCCCACTATGATATACCTAATATTGAGGAAAAGGGTATTTCACTGATACTTCCCAAAAGTTATTCAAAAGTGGAGGTTGCTGATAATTTCTGGTGGTATAGAAGCGACATTAAGGAAGGGAAACATTATCCTACATTAAACTTCATGCTTTATATTACTCCTCTTAATTCAGATCTGGATTTATCAGGACAAAGTATTGTGGCCATAAGAGATTCTATTGCCAGGAAATACGTAGGAGGAGCCATAGATGGTTCATATATGCAAACCGAATCACGTCCCGAATATGCGCCCATAATGAAAAATGTAATAGTCGATGATAAAGTGGCAATAGAAACACGTGGACTTTGGATGGTAGAAGGTGATTTTATGGGAGGACCTTTTATAAATTATACAATTTTTGATGAAGTTAACAAGCGTATCATTACCGCTGAAGGATTTGTATATGCTGCAGGGACTAAGAAAAGAAATTATATTTTTGAGATGGAAGCAATAATAAAAAGTTTGAAATTGAAATAA
- a CDS encoding bifunctional enoyl-CoA hydratase/phosphate acetyltransferase, protein MLRKLSDLEKIISKQKSKKKLVLCAAGDEHSIEAALEAHKRNFVKTILVGNKKQIVKISEKLNLYIEGVEIINENSLEDMVKTSVKMIHDGHADILMKGHLSTALMLKGVLNKDWGLRNKPLLSHFAIFDIPQYHKLLAITDVAMNIAPDLQGKIGIINNAVDFFQKLNVAKPKIAALAAVEMVNEKMQATLDAALLSIMERRGQIRNCIIDGPLAFDNAISFESKENKGISGPVAGDADILLVPDIEAGNVLYKSFVFFANAKVASVVVGASAPIVLTSRADNEDTKLNSIMLAAASFDL, encoded by the coding sequence ATGTTGAGAAAACTATCAGATTTAGAAAAAATTATCTCTAAGCAAAAATCAAAAAAGAAATTAGTACTATGTGCAGCAGGTGATGAGCACTCAATTGAAGCAGCCCTTGAAGCTCATAAAAGAAATTTTGTTAAAACGATCTTAGTAGGCAATAAGAAACAAATAGTCAAAATATCCGAAAAACTCAATTTATATATAGAAGGTGTTGAAATCATAAATGAAAATTCTCTTGAAGATATGGTGAAAACATCTGTGAAAATGATCCACGATGGACATGCAGATATTTTAATGAAAGGTCATTTATCTACTGCATTAATGCTCAAAGGTGTACTAAACAAAGATTGGGGATTAAGAAATAAACCTCTATTATCGCATTTTGCTATTTTTGATATCCCACAATATCATAAACTTCTCGCCATAACTGATGTGGCAATGAATATAGCACCCGATCTTCAAGGCAAGATCGGTATAATAAATAATGCTGTTGACTTTTTCCAAAAATTGAATGTAGCAAAACCCAAAATAGCCGCTCTTGCCGCCGTTGAGATGGTAAACGAGAAAATGCAGGCCACTCTCGATGCAGCCTTATTATCTATTATGGAACGCCGCGGCCAGATTAGAAACTGTATCATTGATGGCCCCTTAGCTTTTGATAATGCTATTAGTTTTGAAAGCAAGGAGAATAAGGGTATCTCCGGGCCTGTTGCAGGTGATGCAGATATTTTATTAGTTCCGGATATTGAAGCAGGTAATGTACTTTATAAATCATTTGTGTTTTTTGCTAATGCAAAAGTTGCATCGGTTGTTGTTGGAGCTTCTGCTCCAATTGTATTAACCTCGAGAGCCGACAATGAAGACACCAAATTAAACAGTATAATGCTTGCTGCCGCAAGTTTTGACTTATAA
- a CDS encoding GNAT family N-acyltransferase gives MGLINIDEISKAIKLDKFGFVGRGIAYSLFKLLKLDKIDEVYIKNIQYKDVEFLDNLLNDFGIKFEIHEDDLKRIPNDGAFITISNHPLGALDGILLLKLLLEKRSDFKVMGNFLLQKIEPMKDMVVPVNPFEEHKDSKSSVNGIKESIMHIKSGHPLGIFPAGEVSTFKKEEKSISDKEWEEGAVKLIQKLKVPVVPIYFHAKNSKLFYFLSALSGTLRTAKLPSEVLSQKTRLIKVRIGKAITVKEQAEHSNIDSFSNFLRQKTYILANTFKIPKKEKYIPKFSFPKTPKKIIIPVPQNDIINEVDNLRKDDKRIIESKNYEVFLTDARNIPNIITEIGRLREITFREVGEGTNNEIDLDKYDEYYHHLFLWDSENQVIAGAYRMGMGIDIYNKYGIDGFYINELFRFEPELYKMMSQSIEMGRAFIIKEYQQKPMPLFLLWKAIVNMTIRYPEYKYLIGGVSISNQFSNFSKSLMIEFMKSHYYDPFIAQFIRPKKEYKVKLKDADKDFVFDASKADLNKFDKIIDDIEPGSLRLPVLMKKYVKQNAKIIAFNVDPKFNDAIDGLMYIEIANLPESTVRPVLEEFQAELEKKASEKEDVI, from the coding sequence ATGGGGTTAATTAATATCGATGAAATTTCAAAAGCTATAAAACTGGACAAATTTGGTTTTGTGGGTAGAGGTATTGCTTATAGCTTGTTTAAGCTATTGAAACTCGACAAGATAGATGAGGTTTATATTAAAAATATACAATATAAAGATGTAGAATTTCTTGACAACCTGTTAAATGATTTTGGAATTAAGTTTGAAATTCATGAAGATGATCTCAAACGAATTCCGAATGACGGCGCATTTATTACAATTTCTAATCACCCGCTAGGTGCCTTAGACGGCATTTTACTACTAAAATTATTACTGGAAAAAAGAAGTGACTTCAAGGTAATGGGAAATTTTCTTTTACAGAAAATAGAACCCATGAAAGATATGGTGGTTCCCGTAAACCCGTTTGAGGAGCATAAGGACTCCAAGTCAAGTGTAAATGGAATTAAAGAGTCCATAATGCATATAAAAAGTGGTCATCCTTTGGGAATATTCCCGGCAGGTGAAGTTTCTACTTTCAAAAAAGAAGAAAAATCTATTTCTGACAAGGAATGGGAAGAAGGGGCTGTTAAACTAATTCAGAAACTTAAAGTACCGGTTGTTCCTATTTATTTCCACGCAAAGAACAGTAAATTGTTTTATTTCTTGTCTGCACTTAGTGGAACATTACGAACAGCAAAATTACCTTCTGAAGTATTAAGTCAGAAAACACGTTTGATAAAAGTTCGTATTGGGAAAGCCATAACTGTAAAAGAACAGGCAGAACACTCTAACATTGACAGCTTTAGCAATTTCCTGAGACAAAAAACATATATTCTTGCCAATACATTTAAAATACCAAAAAAGGAAAAATACATCCCTAAATTCTCTTTTCCAAAGACTCCAAAGAAGATAATAATACCAGTACCCCAAAATGATATTATTAATGAAGTTGACAATCTTAGAAAAGATGATAAGCGAATTATCGAAAGTAAGAATTATGAAGTCTTCTTAACTGATGCAAGAAATATTCCGAATATTATAACTGAGATAGGGAGATTACGCGAGATCACTTTTAGAGAGGTTGGAGAAGGTACAAATAACGAAATCGACTTGGACAAATACGATGAATACTATCATCATTTGTTTCTATGGGACTCTGAGAACCAGGTCATAGCAGGTGCCTATAGAATGGGGATGGGAATTGATATTTATAATAAGTACGGTATAGATGGTTTTTATATTAACGAACTTTTCCGTTTTGAACCTGAACTCTACAAGATGATGTCACAGTCTATAGAAATGGGACGTGCTTTTATTATTAAAGAATATCAGCAGAAACCAATGCCACTTTTCCTGCTTTGGAAAGCTATAGTAAATATGACCATTCGTTACCCCGAATACAAATACCTTATAGGAGGAGTAAGTATAAGTAATCAGTTTTCTAATTTCTCAAAATCACTGATGATAGAGTTTATGAAATCTCATTATTACGATCCTTTCATTGCTCAGTTTATAAGACCTAAGAAAGAATATAAGGTTAAATTAAAAGATGCAGATAAAGACTTTGTCTTCGATGCAAGTAAGGCCGATTTAAATAAATTCGACAAGATAATTGATGATATTGAACCGGGTAGTTTACGTCTTCCGGTATTGATGAAAAAGTACGTGAAACAGAATGCTAAAATTATCGCATTTAATGTTGATCCTAAATTCAACGATGCTATTGACGGCTTGATGTACATAGAAATAGCAAACCTTCCGGAGAGCACTGTTCGCCCGGTATTAGAAGAGTTCCAGGCTGAACTGGAAAAGAAAGCATCGGAAAAAGAAGATGTTATATAA
- the buk gene encoding butyrate kinase, with the protein MNFKKILVINPGSTSTKIAIYEGEKPVFLKNLHHENEDLEKLSTIDDQFSFRKNIIIDEIDKAGFSINSIDLVVSRGGLLRPIESGIYKVNEKMIHDLKTSKRQHASNLGALIANEITKLKPGLEAYIADPVVVDELQDIARYSGHPNFKRISVFHALNQKAIARSYARSLGEDYENLNLIIIHMGGGISVGAHKKGKVIDVNQALDGEGPFSPERSGTLPIGDVVKAAFSGEYTQNDMMKMIVGRGGMTAYMGTNDAYKIELEALKGNKEAEMVYKAMAYQVAKEIGAMATVLKGKIDGIILTGGLAKSDYLNNYIKNQISFLGKVTVFPGEDEMRSLALNGNLLLNGEIENKEY; encoded by the coding sequence ATGAACTTTAAAAAGATATTAGTAATAAACCCCGGTTCCACATCTACTAAAATTGCAATTTACGAAGGTGAAAAACCGGTTTTTCTAAAAAATCTCCATCACGAAAATGAAGATCTTGAAAAATTATCAACTATTGACGATCAGTTCTCTTTCAGAAAAAATATCATAATAGACGAGATCGACAAAGCCGGTTTTTCAATTAACTCAATAGATTTAGTGGTTTCAAGGGGAGGCCTTTTAAGACCGATAGAATCGGGCATATATAAAGTGAATGAAAAAATGATTCACGATTTAAAGACTTCCAAAAGACAGCATGCGTCAAACTTAGGTGCATTAATTGCTAATGAAATAACTAAATTAAAACCGGGATTAGAAGCCTATATTGCAGACCCTGTGGTTGTTGACGAGCTTCAGGATATTGCCAGATATTCCGGTCATCCAAACTTTAAACGGATTTCAGTTTTTCACGCTTTAAACCAAAAAGCTATTGCCAGATCTTATGCCCGATCGCTGGGAGAAGATTATGAAAATTTAAACCTGATAATTATCCATATGGGAGGCGGTATTTCAGTTGGGGCTCATAAAAAAGGAAAGGTTATTGATGTTAATCAGGCACTTGACGGTGAAGGACCGTTCTCGCCGGAACGCTCAGGAACACTTCCAATCGGAGATGTTGTTAAAGCGGCATTTAGCGGCGAATACACCCAAAACGATATGATGAAAATGATTGTAGGCAGAGGAGGAATGACTGCTTATATGGGCACAAACGATGCATATAAAATTGAACTTGAAGCTTTAAAAGGAAATAAAGAAGCTGAAATGGTTTATAAAGCTATGGCATATCAGGTCGCGAAGGAGATTGGAGCAATGGCAACAGTTCTAAAAGGAAAAATAGACGGAATAATATTAACCGGTGGACTGGCAAAAAGTGACTATCTGAATAACTATATTAAAAATCAGATATCATTCTTAGGAAAAGTAACCGTATTCCCGGGTGAAGATGAAATGCGTTCTTTAGCACTAAATGGCAACCTTTTATTAAATGGAGAGATAGAGAATAAAGAATATTAG